Proteins from one Chroococcidiopsis sp. CCMEE 29 genomic window:
- a CDS encoding DUF2062 domain-containing protein: MSNPLTCVPIWLFNFQVGRWLLGYKNLSFSTDGIDNWQEFSQLGTSSLLLYL, from the coding sequence GTGAGTAACCCCCTAACCTGCGTGCCAATCTGGTTATTTAACTTTCAAGTTGGTCGTTGGTTACTAGGCTACAAAAATTTGTCTTTCTCTACCGATGGCATAGACAACTGGCAGGAATTCTCGCAACTAGGGACTAGTTCGCTACTGCTTTATTTGTAG
- a CDS encoding universal stress protein: MFHKILVAIDTSALTKDVFDKALFLAKASEASLMLLHVLSGEEQGRPNIPVLPRQDYYPYPVMSKKTLEFNQQQWEALEKQGLELLQSCTDEATLAGVSTEFIQPSGNPGQTICSVASTSGADLIVVGRQGLSGLSELALGSVSNYVLHNAPCSVLTVQHVSKTNTESAQDESSRVSASD; the protein is encoded by the coding sequence ATGTTTCACAAGATTCTAGTTGCAATTGACACCTCTGCACTCACCAAGGATGTCTTTGATAAAGCCTTGTTCTTAGCAAAAGCGAGCGAGGCCAGCCTTATGCTGTTGCATGTTCTGTCTGGTGAAGAACAGGGCAGACCAAATATACCTGTACTTCCCAGGCAGGATTACTATCCATATCCCGTGATGAGTAAAAAAACCCTGGAGTTCAATCAACAGCAGTGGGAGGCTTTGGAAAAGCAAGGTCTAGAGCTACTGCAATCGTGTACGGATGAAGCAACCCTAGCAGGCGTGAGTACAGAATTCATTCAACCCTCTGGTAATCCTGGTCAAACCATTTGTAGCGTAGCCTCTACTTCGGGTGCTGACCTAATCGTAGTTGGACGTCAGGGTCTATCTGGTTTGAGTGAGTTAGCCCTGGGCAGTGTCAGCAATTACGTACTCCACAATGCTCCCTGCTCAGTCCTGACTGTGCAACATGTATCAAAAACGAACACTGAATCTGCTCAAGACGAATCAAGCAGAGTTAGTGCATCGGATTGA
- a CDS encoding MFS transporter: protein MFKEVEDESLLEKIPLPIQETPEDRALTETILLPTNLPVKLSKPQIRTSLRALTLESVFAAVFYTIIGSALLSNFLLELGAGPVEIGLLASIPQLVNLLQLLGAYLVDRSTSFNWYCMSIFIPARLLWVILVPAIWLVSSSNHITGHQVVLLTLGIMLVANIIEAFARAAWMSWTAVLVPGRLRGRYFGFRNSVLSLTNLIGVPLLGLAVSVWPSGTLQGYGAILVLGIVLGLLSQGCQFWMTDVNPQLLKVVGSETPQPYRSGIHLRFLNDPNFLKLLLYLAIWCFAVNVSAPFFNLYMLDDLDIDVSLVTIYNGLGAGANMLLLVFWGKLSDRIGNRPILLLVGVLVAATPLLWLIAGNDAISVWVWLPFLHVLGSGTWAAIDLCTNNLMMGVAPVTNQSTYFAIAGAVAGVTGATGITVGSFLATLPGAGGLLGVFVLSGVLRTAALLPLVFVQEQGSVPLGQVWRVLFPVKQQRVPI, encoded by the coding sequence ATGTTCAAGGAAGTAGAAGACGAAAGCTTACTAGAAAAGATCCCTCTCCCCATTCAGGAGACCCCAGAGGATAGGGCATTAACAGAGACGATACTTCTGCCAACAAATCTGCCTGTTAAACTTTCCAAGCCGCAAATTCGGACAAGCCTCAGGGCATTAACTCTTGAGAGTGTCTTCGCTGCGGTTTTTTACACTATCATTGGCTCAGCGTTGCTGAGTAATTTCTTGCTGGAGCTGGGTGCCGGTCCAGTGGAAATTGGTCTGCTCGCCTCTATTCCTCAGCTGGTGAATCTGCTCCAACTGCTGGGAGCCTATCTGGTAGACCGAAGTACTAGCTTCAACTGGTATTGCATGAGCATTTTCATCCCGGCGCGGCTACTGTGGGTGATCCTCGTGCCAGCGATTTGGTTGGTCAGCTCATCTAACCATATCACTGGGCACCAAGTGGTGCTGTTGACATTGGGAATTATGTTGGTGGCTAATATCATTGAAGCTTTCGCCCGTGCTGCCTGGATGAGCTGGACGGCTGTGTTAGTACCTGGGCGGTTGCGGGGGCGGTATTTTGGCTTTCGCAATAGTGTTCTCAGTTTGACGAATCTCATCGGTGTGCCACTGCTAGGTCTAGCAGTATCGGTCTGGCCTAGTGGAACGCTCCAAGGCTACGGTGCGATCTTGGTTCTAGGAATTGTGCTTGGGCTACTTAGTCAGGGCTGTCAGTTCTGGATGACCGATGTGAACCCGCAGCTTTTAAAAGTCGTGGGTTCAGAGACACCCCAACCATACCGCAGCGGGATACATCTTCGCTTCCTCAATGATCCCAATTTTTTGAAGTTACTGCTTTACCTTGCCATCTGGTGCTTTGCCGTTAACGTCAGTGCTCCCTTCTTTAACCTCTACATGCTGGATGACCTGGATATAGATGTCAGCTTGGTAACGATCTATAACGGCTTAGGAGCTGGTGCTAACATGCTGCTGCTAGTTTTCTGGGGCAAACTGTCTGACCGGATTGGGAATCGCCCGATCCTGTTATTAGTGGGAGTTTTGGTAGCGGCGACGCCTCTGTTGTGGCTAATAGCTGGAAATGATGCAATTTCCGTTTGGGTCTGGTTACCCTTCTTGCACGTGCTGGGCTCTGGGACGTGGGCAGCCATAGACCTGTGTACCAACAATCTGATGATGGGAGTGGCACCAGTGACTAATCAGTCCACTTACTTCGCGATCGCAGGGGCGGTTGCTGGTGTCACTGGAGCAACGGGAATCACTGTTGGTAGCTTTCTCGCGACTCTGCCTGGTGCCGGCGGCTTACTGGGAGTGTTTGTTCTCTCAGGCGTCCTACGGACCGCTGCTCTCCTGCCCTTGGTTTTTGTTCAGGAGCAGGGCTCTGTGCCTCTGGGTCAGGTTTGGCGAGTCCTATTCCCAGTCAAGCAGCAAAGAGTGCCGATTTAA
- a CDS encoding P-loop NTPase fold protein, translating into MTQAKSNLQVDEKFERLSTNQPLIEPQQDRLGHSRFAKHLADSIYQMNFPGGFVIAVYGPWGFGKSTLLNFLTYYLQQKPEDEQPIIVHFNPWLLSSDGDITKRFINQLQISLSQLKAVPEGFRARIANLVKAVSEIPIPYAQTGKALVKLFDPQQKDSSELKEELEDKLADTHPRIVITIDDIDQLAAEDIKQLFHLIAAIPNFNNVVYFLVFDREVVIEKLGDAQGLTGELYLQKFVQVPFELPLPDRILLRRLLFEKLNAVFVDTPKQLFKQSYWGNVYYQGIDYFITNPRDIARLTNILTVTYPAVKGEVNPVDFIAIETLRVFHPMTYDIIRKNPRFFAGHSAEDVLIPTIDELKSFHNSWLAQLQDRDKESVKRLLMHLFPKLEAVWYNTYYNAKRESTWRKQLRICSLEVFPNYFCLVLTQGEFSETQTRAILALAQDVKAFGENLIELGSQKRSDGTTQVWVFLEQLEDYTEKEISANCIPSIVQAFFDVGDCLLYPEDEPYGMFDFGNDMRIERIVSQLLRRLDKQARFDTLKEAMSKGNALSVIVHQVLTLSQEQGQYGADWFDPPEEWLLRGEHFEELKAIALKRVREAAQQSSLLKAPKLPEILSCWQTWAGEEAKQWIQEIINNDEELVNFLEKFLQKDLSKDGSKGMQRTGYSLNLNSFEPYLETSLIVDRIRSLNEKSELTETQKTAIAQFIQAYDLRQGTEPDELTPEPGSE; encoded by the coding sequence ATGACACAAGCAAAGAGTAATTTACAAGTCGACGAAAAATTTGAGCGCTTATCAACAAACCAACCCTTAATTGAACCGCAACAAGACCGATTAGGGCATTCACGTTTCGCCAAACATCTAGCAGACAGTATTTATCAAATGAACTTCCCTGGAGGATTCGTTATTGCGGTTTATGGTCCCTGGGGGTTCGGCAAATCGACACTTTTGAACTTTCTTACGTATTATCTACAGCAAAAACCAGAAGATGAGCAGCCAATTATTGTCCATTTTAATCCTTGGTTACTTTCTAGCGATGGAGATATCACAAAGCGCTTTATTAATCAATTACAAATTAGTTTAAGCCAATTGAAAGCTGTACCCGAGGGCTTTAGAGCTCGCATAGCTAATTTAGTTAAAGCTGTTTCTGAAATTCCTATTCCTTATGCTCAAACTGGTAAGGCATTAGTAAAATTATTTGACCCTCAGCAAAAGGATAGCTCAGAATTAAAAGAAGAACTTGAAGATAAGCTCGCAGATACACATCCGCGTATAGTGATAACTATTGACGATATCGATCAGCTTGCCGCTGAAGATATTAAACAGTTGTTTCACCTAATCGCAGCAATTCCAAATTTTAATAATGTTGTCTACTTTCTAGTTTTTGATCGGGAAGTTGTCATCGAAAAACTTGGAGATGCACAAGGTTTAACTGGGGAACTTTACCTACAGAAGTTTGTTCAGGTCCCTTTTGAGTTACCTCTTCCAGATAGAATCTTACTGCGCCGATTACTTTTTGAAAAACTTAATGCCGTATTTGTTGACACACCAAAGCAGCTGTTTAAGCAAAGCTACTGGGGTAACGTTTACTATCAAGGGATAGATTATTTTATTACCAATCCCCGCGACATTGCTCGCTTAACCAATATCTTAACTGTAACCTACCCAGCAGTGAAAGGTGAAGTAAATCCGGTTGATTTCATTGCCATTGAGACACTACGAGTCTTTCACCCAATGACTTATGACATCATCCGGAAAAATCCTCGATTTTTTGCAGGACACTCGGCTGAAGATGTTCTAATTCCTACAATAGATGAACTTAAAAGTTTTCACAATTCCTGGTTGGCTCAATTGCAAGATCGGGATAAAGAATCGGTCAAACGGTTGCTAATGCACCTTTTTCCTAAGTTAGAAGCCGTTTGGTACAATACTTATTACAATGCTAAACGCGAATCTACATGGCGTAAGCAGTTGCGTATATGTAGCTTAGAAGTATTTCCCAACTATTTTTGTCTGGTGTTGACACAAGGTGAATTTTCTGAGACCCAGACAAGAGCAATTTTAGCCTTAGCACAAGATGTAAAGGCATTTGGGGAAAATCTTATAGAGCTTGGCTCCCAAAAGCGCTCTGATGGCACAACCCAAGTTTGGGTTTTTCTTGAGCAGCTTGAAGATTATACTGAAAAAGAAATTTCTGCCAATTGCATTCCCTCAATTGTGCAAGCTTTTTTTGATGTAGGCGATTGTCTTTTATATCCTGAAGACGAGCCGTATGGCATGTTTGATTTTGGCAATGATATGAGAATTGAGCGTATTGTTTCGCAGTTGTTGCGTCGGCTCGACAAACAAGCTCGGTTTGATACGTTGAAAGAGGCGATGTCCAAAGGTAACGCCTTATCAGTCATTGTTCACCAAGTGCTAACTTTGAGTCAGGAACAAGGTCAGTATGGAGCAGACTGGTTCGACCCACCAGAAGAATGGCTCCTAAGGGGAGAACATTTTGAGGAGCTTAAAGCAATAGCCTTAAAGCGAGTACGAGAAGCTGCACAGCAAAGCTCCTTACTAAAAGCCCCAAAACTACCTGAAATCTTATCCTGTTGGCAAACTTGGGCAGGAGAAGAAGCTAAACAATGGATTCAAGAGATTATCAACAACGACGAGGAGTTGGTTAATTTCTTAGAGAAGTTCCTGCAAAAAGACTTGAGTAAGGATGGCTCGAAGGGAATGCAAAGAACAGGTTACAGCCTCAACCTCAATTCGTTTGAGCCCTATCTTGAAACATCTTTAATCGTTGACCGGATTAGAAGCCTTAATGAAAAGAGTGAGTTAACAGAAACTCAAAAAACTGCGATCGCACAGTTCATCCAAGCGTATGACCTAAGACAAGGCACAGAGCCAGATGAACTGACTCCAGAGCCAGGAAGTGAGTAG
- a CDS encoding DUF3352 domain-containing protein, producing MKRRSFFYPLAAAVVVLLLIGISGYYWLISQSPLTLLRGGSQTTPAAAIFVSKQAPVMVSMLVNPDRLESLRQLVTCPGERRRSRSELNQLKTSLLANTDLNYRRDVQPWLGDEITLAVTSIDIDREAQNGRQPGYLMALTTKDPDKSREFLQLLFSKRAIAVTDLAFEQYKGVNLVYDNRSSALSTQPSAASTQNYFSAAVVGDRFVLFANHPKVLRDAINNVQAPDLSLTSSNQYQQALTLLPPRRIGLAFLNLPNLGTWLGNEPIAQTYESQIIGLELNRQGLLAETTLIAAPEQEIAPSAPNLSQPVKALQYLPAATGFSISGSDLSHLEDSDLNQLWTQVASEISGSGSDALSRLVKQPLAELQTRWGVDLEQDIFSWVQGEYAVGLLPRADQTAADWIFVAEKSDAAEQGLSRLDAIAATKGLSITRLPLEKQQISAWTQLTTAPISSSDSDQASITLKAKVEGVHTAVGNYEIFTTSVEAMDEALKAPNIGSLIDSSEFQSSINAIPRPNEGYVYLGWRETQNILERQLPILKLLEVAGKPFFSNLRSLTISSYGSETRFLKGGIFFHFN from the coding sequence ATGAAGCGACGCTCATTCTTCTATCCTCTGGCAGCGGCTGTAGTGGTGCTGCTGTTGATTGGGATCAGTGGCTATTACTGGTTAATCTCCCAGAGTCCACTCACTCTGCTTCGCGGTGGGAGCCAGACAACCCCAGCAGCAGCCATATTCGTGTCGAAACAGGCACCGGTTATGGTATCAATGCTGGTGAATCCAGACCGCCTAGAGTCGTTGCGGCAATTAGTGACTTGTCCTGGAGAACGGCGGCGATCGCGCAGCGAACTAAACCAGCTGAAAACTAGCTTGTTGGCTAACACTGATCTGAACTATCGGCGGGATGTCCAACCCTGGTTAGGAGATGAAATTACCCTAGCTGTCACTAGCATAGACATTGACCGTGAGGCTCAGAACGGGCGGCAACCGGGATATCTGATGGCGCTTACGACTAAAGATCCAGACAAGAGCCGCGAGTTCCTCCAGTTATTGTTCTCCAAGCGAGCGATCGCTGTTACAGATTTGGCTTTTGAACAGTATAAAGGTGTGAATCTGGTCTATGATAATCGGTCTTCAGCACTCAGCACTCAGCCATCAGCTGCTTCAACTCAAAACTATTTTTCCGCTGCAGTTGTAGGCGATCGTTTCGTCCTATTTGCCAATCATCCCAAGGTACTACGGGATGCCATCAATAATGTTCAAGCTCCCGATCTGAGCTTGACTAGTTCCAACCAATATCAGCAAGCCCTTACTCTGTTGCCTCCGCGTCGGATTGGTTTGGCTTTTCTAAATCTTCCCAATTTAGGTACATGGCTAGGAAATGAACCAATCGCTCAAACGTATGAAAGCCAAATTATTGGCTTGGAATTGAACCGCCAAGGATTGCTGGCTGAAACAACATTAATCGCAGCACCTGAGCAAGAAATTGCTCCTTCTGCACCGAACTTGTCTCAACCTGTTAAGGCGTTACAGTACCTTCCAGCTGCAACAGGCTTTTCGATTTCCGGATCTGATTTGAGCCATCTAGAAGATAGCGATTTGAATCAACTGTGGACACAAGTTGCATCAGAAATATCCGGTTCAGGGAGTGACGCGCTCTCGCGACTAGTCAAGCAACCACTGGCAGAGCTTCAGACGCGCTGGGGTGTAGATCTAGAACAGGATATTTTTAGCTGGGTACAAGGAGAATACGCCGTAGGGCTATTACCCCGTGCCGATCAAACCGCTGCCGATTGGATTTTTGTGGCGGAGAAATCGGACGCTGCTGAGCAGGGACTTTCCCGTCTGGACGCGATCGCTGCTACCAAGGGACTTAGCATTACTAGGTTGCCTCTGGAAAAACAACAAATCTCTGCTTGGACGCAGTTAACAACCGCTCCTATTAGCTCCTCAGATTCAGATCAAGCCTCAATCACGCTCAAGGCAAAAGTTGAGGGCGTGCATACCGCAGTAGGGAACTATGAAATTTTCACCACCTCAGTTGAGGCAATGGATGAAGCGCTCAAAGCTCCCAACATCGGCTCCTTAATTGACAGTTCCGAGTTTCAATCGAGTATTAATGCCATCCCTCGACCGAATGAGGGCTATGTGTATTTGGGCTGGAGAGAGACTCAGAATATTCTAGAGCGCCAACTGCCGATTCTAAAGCTGCTGGAAGTTGCCGGAAAACCGTTTTTCAGCAATTTGCGATCGCTAACCATTAGTAGTTACGGCAGCGAGACAAGATTTCTCAAAGGTGGTATCTTCTTCCATTTCAATTGA
- a CDS encoding rhodanese-like domain-containing protein codes for MSTQFFGQPIAQISVEELALCLQSGSKENLQLVDVREPEEVAIARIEGFGILPLSQFAEWADSIPTRFDPHAETIIMCHHGIRSAQMCQWLSHQGFTNVKNLAGGIDAYSTLVDPTIPRY; via the coding sequence ATGTCTACTCAATTTTTCGGTCAACCCATTGCCCAAATTAGTGTTGAGGAACTTGCTCTTTGTTTACAATCAGGTTCCAAAGAGAATTTACAGTTGGTAGATGTGCGCGAACCTGAAGAAGTGGCGATCGCTCGGATCGAAGGCTTTGGCATTTTACCTTTAAGTCAATTTGCTGAGTGGGCTGACTCTATCCCCACCCGCTTTGATCCGCATGCTGAGACAATCATCATGTGTCACCACGGCATCCGTTCCGCGCAGATGTGTCAGTGGTTAAGCCATCAGGGATTCACGAACGTTAAAAATCTGGCTGGGGGAATCGATGCCTACTCTACCCTGGTTGATCCAACAATTCCTAGATATTAG
- the hrcA gene encoding heat-inducible transcriptional repressor HrcA yields MQVQLTNRQQHILWATVRHYIATAEPVGSKALVEEYNLQVSPATIRNAMGVLEKAGLLYQPHTSAGRVPSDSGYRTYVDQLITPSDILMRVEHVLQERLRWDDWSLEALLQGAAQILATVSGCITMITMPQTNTARLRHLQLIQIEPGQVMTIIVTDAYETQSALMELPKFADETPPDPEVVERELQILSNFLNSQLRGRSLSELAGLDWTQLDREFQSYGDFLKTFLADLSRRTQSPATTQIMVRGVAEVLRQPEFSELQQVQTIIHLLEEEQDQLWPLIFEEPELEDKAGRRVTIRIGSENLLEPIRTCTLISSTYRRGSVPVGSVGVLGPTRMDYETAIAVVEASADYLSAALS; encoded by the coding sequence ATGCAAGTGCAGCTTACTAATCGACAACAGCACATACTTTGGGCAACGGTGCGGCACTACATTGCTACCGCAGAGCCAGTAGGTTCAAAAGCTCTGGTTGAAGAGTACAACCTTCAAGTCAGCCCAGCCACGATTCGCAACGCGATGGGCGTGTTAGAAAAAGCTGGTTTGCTCTATCAACCTCATACTTCTGCTGGACGAGTTCCCTCAGACTCTGGCTACCGAACTTATGTAGATCAACTGATTACACCTTCCGATATTCTGATGCGAGTGGAGCATGTACTCCAAGAGCGACTGAGATGGGACGATTGGAGCCTAGAAGCATTGCTGCAAGGAGCAGCGCAGATCCTGGCTACTGTCAGTGGCTGCATCACTATGATTACAATGCCTCAAACCAATACGGCTCGCTTACGACATTTGCAACTGATCCAGATTGAGCCAGGACAGGTGATGACGATCATCGTCACAGATGCCTACGAGACGCAATCAGCGTTGATGGAGTTGCCTAAGTTCGCTGATGAAACGCCACCCGATCCAGAAGTGGTTGAGCGGGAATTGCAAATTCTCTCAAACTTTTTGAACAGTCAGCTACGGGGGCGATCGCTTTCTGAATTAGCTGGACTGGACTGGACTCAATTAGATCGAGAATTCCAAAGTTATGGGGATTTCTTAAAAACCTTTTTGGCAGACTTATCCCGTCGCACTCAGTCGCCAGCTACCACGCAAATCATGGTTCGCGGCGTTGCAGAGGTGTTGCGCCAGCCGGAATTCTCCGAGTTGCAGCAAGTGCAAACAATTATCCACCTATTGGAAGAAGAGCAAGACCAGCTGTGGCCTTTAATCTTTGAAGAGCCAGAGTTAGAGGATAAAGCAGGGAGAAGAGTGACAATTCGGATTGGCTCAGAAAACTTATTAGAACCGATAAGAACCTGCACATTAATTTCTTCCACCTATCGGCGGGGTTCAGTTCCTGTAGGGAGTGTCGGGGTACTAGGACCAACACGGATGGATTATGAAACTGCGATCGCTGTGGTGGAAGCATCTGCCGATTACCTATCAGCAGCCTTGAGTTAA
- a CDS encoding DUF2834 domain-containing protein, giving the protein MFRKIGFAALWVGFIAYATLLAPPNHPHTFELIKNLSIGEWDGINPIVVALFYIMGIWPIIYSCLLFIDGRAQKIPAWPFAALSFGVGAFALLPYLALREPNTEFPGKKNALLKLLDSRLTGVVVSIGAIALVAYGLQNGDWQDFAQQWQTSRFIHVMSLDFCLLCLLFPALLGDDMARRGLKNPQLFWLTALIPLFGPSIYLCLRPPLPKASMEAASSQQPAPN; this is encoded by the coding sequence ATGTTCAGAAAAATTGGATTTGCCGCACTGTGGGTGGGTTTTATCGCCTATGCGACGCTCCTAGCTCCTCCTAATCACCCCCATACATTTGAGTTGATTAAAAATCTTTCAATTGGTGAGTGGGATGGCATCAACCCCATAGTGGTGGCTCTATTCTACATCATGGGGATCTGGCCGATTATCTACAGCTGCTTGCTGTTTATTGATGGGAGGGCGCAAAAAATCCCAGCTTGGCCTTTTGCCGCTTTATCCTTTGGTGTAGGTGCGTTTGCTCTATTGCCGTATTTGGCTTTACGAGAACCAAATACAGAATTCCCAGGGAAAAAGAATGCCTTGCTGAAGCTGTTAGATTCTCGCTTGACTGGTGTTGTTGTCAGTATAGGTGCGATCGCTTTAGTCGCCTATGGCTTACAAAATGGAGATTGGCAGGATTTTGCCCAACAGTGGCAAACCAGCCGGTTCATCCATGTGATGAGCTTAGATTTTTGCCTACTTTGTTTATTGTTCCCAGCACTATTGGGAGATGATATGGCGCGGCGAGGATTGAAAAATCCTCAGTTGTTTTGGTTGACTGCATTGATACCGCTGTTTGGTCCTTCGATTTATCTTTGTCTACGTCCACCTTTACCAAAAGCCAGTATGGAAGCAGCATCCAGTCAGCAACCAGCACCGAATTAA
- a CDS encoding DUF2834 domain-containing protein, translating to MGRKIALWLIWVGFVGYVLWLAPLDQPDTLPLVLKLVTFQWGDLNAILVAIFCLMGVWPMIYACLMFVDSRMQQVRAWPSFLASNGTGIIGLFPYLILRESNQEFYGAKNVWLKLLDSRNTGVALLLSTVGLLAYAWLAGDWGDFVQQWQTRHFVNAITWDFCLMPLGFPSLLGDDMARRGLKNSRVFWVVALVPLFGPLFYLCLRPPLRETTIKGTAVPQSI from the coding sequence ATGGGCAGAAAAATTGCACTGTGGTTGATCTGGGTGGGATTTGTTGGCTATGTCTTATGGCTGGCTCCACTCGATCAACCGGATACATTGCCACTGGTTTTAAAGCTGGTAACGTTCCAGTGGGGAGACTTAAACGCAATTCTTGTGGCTATATTCTGCCTCATGGGCGTATGGCCGATGATCTACGCTTGTTTAATGTTTGTTGATAGCAGAATGCAGCAAGTTCGTGCATGGCCCAGTTTCTTAGCGTCCAACGGCACGGGAATTATTGGACTTTTCCCTTATTTGATCCTGCGTGAGTCCAATCAAGAATTTTACGGAGCGAAGAATGTCTGGCTGAAACTTCTAGATTCCCGCAATACAGGTGTTGCCCTTTTATTAAGCACAGTGGGCTTACTAGCCTATGCCTGGTTAGCTGGAGATTGGGGAGATTTTGTGCAGCAGTGGCAAACGAGACACTTCGTTAATGCAATTACCTGGGATTTTTGCCTGATGCCGCTGGGTTTTCCATCGCTATTGGGAGATGATATGGCACGGCGCGGTCTTAAAAATTCCCGAGTTTTCTGGGTGGTGGCGTTGGTTCCTCTGTTTGGTCCACTTTTCTATCTCTGTCTGCGTCCGCCTTTACGGGAAACAACAATTAAAGGAACTGCAGTTCCACAGTCTATTTAG
- a CDS encoding ABC transporter ATP-binding protein produces the protein MKTKKRNPPRLLRKLSQSFGVFQYNGRAVELVWNTSRALTIIFAILTLVAGLLPAAIAYVGKLIVDSVVLASQSGLQSDRFLALGYLGIEAILVALLAGSQRGLTICQSLLRVLLGQKVNVMILEKALTLDLVHFEDSEFYDKLTTARREASSRPLSLVSRTFKLFQDALSLITYGGLLLQFSGWTVAVLILSAVPAFVAETRFAGEAFRLFRWRAPETREQNYLETLLAREDYAKEVQLYQLGPMLLKRYRSIFDRLYGEDRDLTIRRGVWGYLLGLLSTGGFYIAYAWIVLEAIAGRISLGDMTMYLIVFRQGQTTFSGTLTSIGGMYEDNLYLSNLYEFLEQDIPKSKGWATKGLIPGDGIRFENVSFQYPGSLKPALQNVSLHLKPGEKLAIVGENGSGKTTLIKLLTRLYTPDAGRIFLDGRDLQEWDIEILHQRIGVIFQNFVRYQFTVGENIGVGDVEHLDDTNRWQIAAEKGMAQPFIEPMPERFQTQLGRWFKGGQELSGGQWQKIALSRAFMRTGADILVLDEPTAAMDAEAEMTIFNHFRALTQNQMVILISHRFSTVRMADTIVVLSAGELIEQGTHEELLKLKGRYARLFRLQAAGYR, from the coding sequence ATGAAGACAAAGAAACGGAACCCCCCGCGACTACTGCGAAAACTAAGCCAATCGTTTGGGGTGTTTCAGTATAATGGGCGGGCTGTGGAACTGGTATGGAATACTAGTCGCGCTCTGACAATAATTTTTGCCATTTTGACTTTGGTAGCTGGTTTACTTCCAGCAGCGATCGCCTATGTCGGCAAGTTGATTGTTGATAGTGTAGTTTTGGCTTCTCAGTCTGGATTGCAGAGCGATCGCTTTCTGGCACTAGGCTACCTGGGAATCGAAGCAATTTTGGTGGCATTGCTGGCAGGCAGCCAACGGGGACTTACCATTTGCCAGTCCTTGCTACGGGTGTTGCTGGGTCAGAAGGTAAATGTGATGATCCTGGAGAAGGCGCTCACCCTCGATCTCGTTCACTTTGAGGACTCGGAGTTTTACGACAAGTTGACTACAGCGCGGCGAGAAGCATCAAGCCGTCCTCTGTCACTGGTAAGTCGTACCTTCAAGCTATTTCAAGATGCCCTTTCTTTGATCACCTACGGCGGTCTGCTGCTACAGTTCTCAGGTTGGACGGTGGCAGTGTTGATCTTATCAGCGGTGCCTGCCTTCGTAGCCGAAACTCGGTTTGCTGGGGAAGCCTTTCGCTTATTCCGCTGGCGCGCGCCGGAAACGCGGGAACAGAACTATCTGGAAACTTTGCTAGCCCGTGAAGACTACGCCAAAGAGGTGCAGTTGTACCAGCTAGGACCAATGCTGCTAAAACGCTACCGTTCTATCTTTGATCGACTCTATGGCGAAGACCGAGACTTGACCATCCGGCGGGGAGTGTGGGGATATCTGCTGGGGTTGCTGAGTACTGGGGGCTTTTACATTGCCTATGCCTGGATTGTACTGGAAGCGATCGCGGGGCGGATTTCCCTGGGAGACATGACCATGTATCTAATCGTTTTCAGGCAGGGACAAACCACCTTTTCTGGAACTCTGACTTCAATCGGGGGAATGTATGAAGATAACCTTTACTTGTCTAATCTCTATGAATTTCTAGAGCAGGACATACCCAAATCCAAAGGTTGGGCTACTAAGGGACTGATTCCTGGCGATGGAATTCGCTTCGAGAATGTGTCATTCCAGTACCCAGGCAGCCTGAAACCTGCCTTGCAAAACGTCTCACTCCATTTAAAACCTGGGGAGAAGCTAGCGATCGTAGGTGAAAACGGCTCGGGAAAAACTACTTTAATTAAGCTTCTAACTAGGCTTTACACGCCAGATGCAGGGCGAATTTTCCTAGATGGTCGAGACTTACAGGAATGGGATATTGAGATTCTGCACCAACGAATTGGCGTCATCTTTCAGAACTTCGTTCGCTACCAGTTTACTGTGGGCGAGAACATAGGCGTTGGAGATGTAGAACACCTAGATGACACAAACCGCTGGCAAATCGCTGCTGAAAAGGGTATGGCGCAACCCTTTATTGAGCCAATGCCTGAACGCTTTCAGACACAGTTAGGTCGTTGGTTTAAAGGCGGACAGGAACTTTCAGGAGGTCAGTGGCAGAAAATTGCTCTTTCCCGTGCCTTTATGCGAACCGGAGCAGATATCTTGGTGCTAGACGAACCAACAGCAGCAATGGATGCAGAAGCTGAGATGACGATCTTCAATCACTTTCGTGCCCTGACGCAAAACCAGATGGTTATCCTGATCTCTCACCGCTTCTCGACTGTACGGATGGCAGATACTATTGTGGTTTTATCAGCAGGGGAACTGATAGAGCAGGGAACCCACGAGGAATTATTGAAGCTTAAAGGACGCTACGCCCGACTCTTCCGGCTGCAAGCTGCGGGATACCGTTAA